The Exiguobacterium aurantiacum DSM 6208 genome includes a window with the following:
- a CDS encoding aminoglycoside N(3)-acetyltransferase: MKHIETKSSLISQLQAAGIERGDTLFVHTSLSKLGWVCGGAQTVIEALQETVGTKGLLMMATQTGDNSDPAEWEAPPVPVEWWQMIRETMPAYDTEKTATRGMGRVPELFRSYPDVYRSQHPMWSVAAWGDDAQQVVSAHTIEVGFGPGSPIERMIERKAKILHLGSPLDATTLWHYAEYGIDSPVKSFGCAMVENGERVWKTFDHVDVNSVPFGPIGENIVKQKDVKAFTIHEATCYVIPSDTWQPVQHALVALRSWLR, from the coding sequence ATGAAACATATCGAAACGAAATCAAGTTTAATCAGCCAGTTGCAGGCAGCCGGGATTGAGCGAGGTGATACGTTGTTCGTCCACACGTCCCTCTCGAAGCTCGGCTGGGTGTGTGGAGGGGCCCAGACGGTCATCGAAGCGTTGCAAGAAACGGTCGGGACAAAAGGACTCCTCATGATGGCGACCCAGACCGGGGACAACTCGGATCCAGCCGAATGGGAGGCCCCTCCTGTCCCCGTCGAGTGGTGGCAGATGATTCGTGAGACGATGCCCGCCTATGATACCGAAAAGACGGCGACACGTGGAATGGGGCGTGTCCCCGAACTGTTCAGGTCGTACCCGGATGTGTATCGCAGTCAACATCCGATGTGGTCGGTGGCAGCTTGGGGAGACGATGCACAACAGGTCGTCTCGGCCCACACGATTGAAGTCGGGTTCGGACCAGGCTCACCGATTGAGAGAATGATTGAGCGGAAAGCAAAAATCCTTCATCTCGGTTCACCGCTCGATGCGACGACGCTCTGGCATTATGCCGAGTATGGAATCGATAGCCCGGTGAAATCTTTCGGTTGTGCGATGGTTGAAAATGGAGAGCGGGTATGGAAAACGTTTGACCACGTTGACGTCAATAGCGTCCCGTTCGGACCGATTGGTGAGAACATCGTCAAGCAGAAGGACGTCAAGGCGTTCACGATTCACGAAGCGACGTGTTACGTCATCCCGTCAGACACGTGGCAACCGGTGCAACATGCGCTCGTCGCACTTCGGAGCTGGTTGCGATAA
- a CDS encoding AAA family ATPase, with product MRPVNLTITAFGPYAETETIDFTKLEGRSMFVISGRTGAGKTTIFDAMTFALYGRASGSLRNASDFRSQYAEPERKTEIDFSFTIRDERYRIVRQPQQPHPKNKTPIPHEAVLYEWKDAWKPVATKVNDVEQTIESLLQLSYEQFSQILLLPQNQFRQLLDSDSVKKQQILQSIFKTEAYRAFQEDWVERHGKYRKRVEWAIETTRLKLLELEDEDIETIATRNVPDIVAWLDARKERLLREKETVQVEKRAAEKRLEDARTHLTEATALLALMEEHDAHRKALQTFHDTEAERTKRRALIDRLEKVVKLNPHYERFETLQLDIERINRDRIESKKRDESYEQQLASLKEQSDKIDELRQEAERANSRVTDIEALLPHVDEWQQATEERTALKQQVEQLGVFTDESRLNELRDAEHMLAKQLEIEPASDQLVEAERLYSQLEQHARLVEKSERVAEQLAACERNGKDVQRQHKAQAERVERFLEAEHALMADTLRDRLEEGAPCPVCGSRTHERVERSAGGANESEHEVAAETLRRLDIALHEARADYRALKRQLDELVEERDAASKTLQLDAPVTEAIKRQASLVKALRDDVEQRKRLEATYRTTAQAVRKLETAKREQAEKRQTLFEALQSIQDKLQTMRSMDGMTRATLTAERDRLAVRLQEIKRDVTDFERRFEEVNRLKWGEAERVRLLTEQLEFEQRRLDEVKVQLDETFQTVGLTEDVFLQDRALVDTLPALKQRLTEELEEAGRIEHALHGLEAKIGSRPRPEVEALKERLQSAHEENESLSARLVTADVHLKRHRQTVGEWDVLREQTDADVRQLETIKLIADTGRGVNPQKLTFETYVQTAFFDQILHAANIHLDQMTSGQFQLERKVETAKGNAKSGLELLVFDAYTGQSRRVQNLSGGEGFKASLSLALGLAEVVQQLSGGVSLETMLIDEGFGTLDAESLDQAIELLMSLQSSGRLVGVISHVQELKDRVDARIEVKKTRSGSTIQLVVE from the coding sequence GTGAGACCTGTTAACTTGACCATCACCGCATTCGGACCGTACGCCGAGACGGAGACGATTGATTTCACAAAACTCGAAGGGCGTTCGATGTTCGTCATCAGCGGGCGCACGGGCGCCGGTAAGACGACGATCTTTGACGCGATGACGTTCGCGCTTTATGGCCGGGCGAGCGGCTCGCTCCGGAACGCGAGCGATTTCAGGAGCCAATATGCGGAGCCTGAGCGCAAGACCGAAATCGATTTCTCGTTCACGATCCGAGACGAGCGTTATCGGATCGTCCGCCAACCGCAGCAGCCGCACCCGAAAAACAAAACGCCGATTCCGCACGAGGCGGTGCTCTATGAATGGAAAGACGCGTGGAAACCTGTCGCGACGAAAGTGAACGACGTCGAACAGACGATTGAGTCGTTGCTCCAACTCAGTTACGAACAGTTCAGCCAGATTTTATTACTTCCCCAAAACCAGTTCCGGCAACTGCTCGACTCGGACTCTGTCAAGAAACAACAGATCTTACAGTCGATCTTCAAGACGGAAGCGTATCGCGCGTTCCAAGAGGATTGGGTCGAGCGACACGGAAAGTATCGAAAACGGGTCGAGTGGGCGATCGAGACGACACGGTTGAAATTGTTAGAACTTGAAGACGAGGACATCGAAACGATCGCGACGCGCAACGTGCCGGACATCGTCGCGTGGCTCGACGCGAGAAAAGAACGTCTGTTACGAGAGAAAGAGACGGTACAGGTCGAGAAGCGGGCGGCCGAGAAGCGACTCGAAGATGCCCGGACGCACTTGACCGAGGCGACGGCGCTGCTGGCGTTGATGGAGGAGCACGACGCGCACCGCAAAGCGCTCCAGACGTTCCATGATACCGAGGCGGAGCGTACGAAGCGACGCGCCCTGATCGATCGTCTTGAGAAAGTCGTGAAACTTAACCCTCACTATGAACGTTTCGAGACGCTCCAGCTCGATATTGAGCGCATCAACCGGGACCGCATCGAATCTAAAAAACGGGACGAGTCGTATGAACAACAGCTCGCGTCTCTAAAAGAACAATCCGACAAAATCGACGAGCTGCGTCAAGAAGCCGAACGGGCGAATAGCCGTGTGACCGACATCGAAGCGTTACTGCCGCACGTCGACGAATGGCAACAAGCGACAGAAGAACGGACGGCGTTGAAGCAACAAGTCGAGCAGCTCGGCGTGTTCACGGACGAGTCCCGCTTGAACGAGCTACGGGACGCAGAACATATGCTAGCGAAACAGCTCGAAATAGAGCCTGCGTCCGATCAACTCGTCGAAGCGGAACGGCTCTACAGTCAACTCGAACAGCATGCGCGGCTCGTCGAGAAGAGCGAACGTGTAGCCGAACAGCTCGCCGCCTGTGAGCGGAACGGGAAAGACGTGCAACGGCAACATAAAGCTCAAGCTGAACGCGTCGAACGCTTCCTTGAAGCCGAGCATGCGCTCATGGCGGACACGCTCCGGGACCGGCTCGAGGAAGGTGCCCCATGCCCGGTGTGCGGCTCGCGCACCCATGAACGCGTCGAACGTTCTGCCGGAGGGGCGAACGAGAGCGAGCATGAAGTAGCCGCCGAAACGCTCCGTCGTCTCGACATCGCGCTTCATGAGGCACGTGCCGATTATCGGGCGCTCAAGCGCCAACTCGATGAACTCGTCGAGGAGCGCGACGCCGCTTCAAAAACGTTACAACTCGATGCCCCGGTCACTGAAGCAATCAAACGACAAGCGTCGCTCGTCAAAGCACTCCGAGACGATGTCGAACAGCGAAAGCGCCTCGAGGCGACGTATCGGACGACAGCGCAAGCGGTCAGGAAGCTCGAGACCGCGAAGCGGGAGCAGGCGGAGAAACGGCAAACCTTATTTGAAGCGTTGCAGTCGATTCAAGACAAGTTGCAGACGATGCGCTCGATGGACGGTATGACGCGCGCCACATTGACGGCGGAGCGGGACCGTTTGGCAGTTCGACTCCAAGAAATCAAACGCGACGTCACAGATTTTGAGCGTCGCTTTGAAGAAGTGAATCGTTTGAAATGGGGCGAAGCCGAACGGGTCCGTTTGTTGACCGAACAACTCGAGTTCGAACAGCGTCGGTTGGACGAGGTGAAGGTGCAACTCGACGAGACGTTCCAGACGGTCGGGTTGACGGAAGACGTGTTTTTACAGGACCGCGCGCTCGTCGACACGTTACCGGCGTTAAAACAACGACTCACAGAGGAGCTCGAAGAAGCGGGACGAATCGAGCACGCCTTACACGGGCTCGAAGCCAAAATTGGGTCACGGCCTCGTCCTGAAGTCGAAGCGCTCAAAGAACGCCTTCAGTCGGCGCATGAGGAGAACGAATCACTCTCAGCACGTCTCGTGACGGCCGACGTCCACTTGAAGCGTCACCGTCAGACGGTCGGCGAATGGGACGTGCTCCGGGAACAGACGGATGCCGACGTCAGGCAGCTTGAGACGATCAAGTTGATTGCCGACACCGGCCGTGGTGTCAACCCACAAAAGTTGACGTTCGAGACGTACGTCCAGACGGCGTTCTTCGACCAAATCTTACATGCGGCCAATATCCATCTCGACCAGATGACGAGCGGACAGTTCCAGCTCGAACGAAAAGTGGAGACGGCGAAAGGGAATGCGAAGTCGGGTCTCGAATTATTAGTCTTTGACGCCTATACGGGCCAGTCGCGACGCGTGCAAAACTTGTCCGGCGGTGAAGGGTTCAAGGCCTCACTTTCGCTCGCCCTCGGCTTGGCCGAAGTCGTGCAACAGCTGAGCGGCGGCGTCAGCCTCGAAACGATGCTGATCGATGAAGGGTTCGGGACGCTCGACGCCGAGTCGCTCGACCAGGCGATTGAGTTGCTCATGTCGCTCCAGTCGAGCGGTCGGCTCGTAGGGGTCATCAGTCACGTTCAAGAGTTGAAAGACCGTGTCGATGCCCGCATTGAAGTGAAGAAAACAAGGAGCGGGTCGACGATCCAGCTCGTCGTGGAGTGA